Genomic window (Xylanimonas protaetiae):
GGCGTCCACCTTCGCCCGCAGCACGCCGAGGCGGGGCTCGACGTCGGCGCCGGGGTCGGCGGCGACGAGGCGGTCGAAGGCCTCGTCGGGGGTTCGCGTGTCGTCGGTCATGACGGCCTCCTCGTCGGTCGCGGGCCGTCGGCCCGCACCCTGCCTGTGTCGCCGGCCCCGCGCGGCTTGCACGCCGTCGCGCCGAGACCCTCCTCCGTTTCGATGTCGTACCTGGTTGCGTTCTGGGGCTCAGAACGCAACCAGGTACGACATCGAAACGGGGGGACGGAGGGGTCAGGGAGCCGTCGCCACCCCGGCGTCGTCGCCCGCCTCCCAGGCGACCCGCAGCCGCGCCCGGGCCCGCGACAGCGCCGCGTCGGCTCCCCCGCGCGAGACGCCCAGCACCGTGGCGAGGTCGTCGCCGCGCAGGCCGTCCCAGGCGAACAGCAGCAGCACCTGCCGGTCGCGCGGGCTGAGCCGGGCCAGCGCCCGGCGCACCTGGTCGTCGTCGACGGCGAGGACCGCCGGGTCGACGTCGTCGGGCACGTCGGGGACCGCCGCGAGCGGGACCGCGCGCGCCTTGCGGCGGTGGTTGGCGAGCACGAACCCGGCCGTCGCGTACAGCCAGGGCAGCTCGGCGCCCTCGGGCACGTCCACGCGACGCCGCCACGCGGTGGCGAGCACCTCTGCGGCGAGGTCCTCGGCGGCGTCGGCGCGCGTCCCGCCGTCGGGCAGGCGCCGCACGAAGTACCGGTGCAGGGCGCCCGCGTGCGCGGCGAAGAGCGCGTCGAACCACGCCGCGTCGCGCGCGGGCCGGGTCGCGTCAGGGCGGCCGTCCATACCCCCACTGTGTCGCGGCCGCACCGACCCTTGCACGGGGACGTCCGCCCGTGTCGCCACGGGGACGGTGTCCGGTTCGGCAGGTTCATCCGTAGTTCACCCGGCCTGGGTGCAGACGGGCGCCCGGGCGGCACCTAGCGTCGGCGTGTGTCGACACCTGCACGCGCGCCCGAACCGTCGTCCGCGTCGGCCCACGGGCCCGCGCCCGAACCGTCGCCCGTGTCCTCCCACGAGCCGGCCCCGTCCGACGCCGTCGACGCGATCACGTCCTCCGCCCCGAAGGCAGGCCGCGCGAGCACGCGCCGGAGCCGCACGCGCCGCGTCACGCTCGCCGCGGCCGCCGTCGCCCTCGTGGCCGTCGTGGCCGGCGGCGTGCTGCTCGCGCTCGACACGCTCGCCGCGCGGTCGGCGCTGGAGTCGGCCGCGGACCGCGTCCCGGCCCTCCAGCAGGCTCTCAGCCCCGACGCCGACCCGGCCACGCTCGATGCCGGGCTCGCCGCCCTCCAGCACGACGCCGCGACCGCCCGCGCGCGCACGGACGGGCCGGTCTGGGCGGTCGCCCGCAGGATCCCGCAGCTCGGCCCCAACCTCGACGCCGTCGCCCGCATCTCCGCCGCGCTCGACGACGTGGCGCGCACCGCGGTCCCCGCCCTCGTCGACGCGCGCGCCGCCGTCGCCGGGACGCAGCGCACGGCCGACGGCGGCATCGACCTCACGGCGCTGGGCGCCCTCGCCCCGCGCCTCGCCGACGCCCGCGCGGCCGTCGCGTCGGCGGCGACCCTCGCCGACGTCGACCCGGCGAGCCTGCTGCCCGAGATCGCCGACCCGCTCGTCCGGCTGCGCACGCGGCTCGCGACGGTCGCCGACGCGGTCGCGACCGCCGACCGGGTCGCCGGCGTCGTCCCGCCCATGCTCGGCGCGGACGGCCCGCGCACCTACCTGGTGCTCGCCCTGACGAACGCGGAGCTGCGGTCGGGCGGCGGCCTGCCCGGTGCGGGCCTGCTGGTCCGGGTCGACGCGGGGCACGTCGAGGTGCTCCGCCAGGTCGCGGGCGTCGACATCGGCCCGTTCGCGACGCCCGTGGCCGACCTGGACCCGGAGACCGCCGCGATCTTCACGACGCGGCCCGCGCAGTTCATCCAGGACGTCACCCTCACGCCCGAGTTCCCGACGGCGGCCGCGCTCGCCGCGCGGATGTGGGCCCTCGACCAGGGCGAGCAGGTCGACGGCGTCGTCGCCACCGACCCGGTCGCGCTCGCCGGCCTGCTGCGCGCCACGGGGCCGGTGGACGTCCCCGGACCGGGCGGGTCCGCCCCCGTGCGGCTCGACGCGGACAACGCCGTCGCGGTCCTGGAGAGCGACGTCTACGGCGACGGCCCCGACGCCGGGAGCGTCGCCGACGCGTTCTTCGGGTCGGTCGTCGCGGCGACGGTCGCCCGGCTCGAGTCCCCCGACGTCGACCCCGCCGCCGTCCTGCGCGCCCTCACCGACGGAGCGGGCGAGCACCGCGTCCAGGTGTGGTCGGCGCACGCCGAGGAGCAGGACCGGCTGGCGGGGACCGAGGTGGCCGGGACGTTCCTGTCGTCGCCGCGCGCGGCCGACGCCGTCGGGGTGTTCTTCGACGACACCATCTCCGGGAAGATGAGCTGGTACCTGAAGTCGTCGGTGACGCACGTGTCCTCCCGCTGCACGCCCGACGGGCGCGAGGACACGCTCGACGTCACGCTGACGTCCACCGCACCGGCGGACGCCGCCACCGCCCTGCCGACGTACGTGGTGGGCTGGCCCAACGGCTCGTTCGTGCCCGGCACGGTGCGCACGGTGCTGCGCGTGGCGGGCCCCGTCGGCTCCCCCGCGCCCCGGCTCACGCGCGACGGCGTCGTCCTCGGCATGGACACGCACGCGCTCGCCGGACGCTCGATGGCGTCGGGCACGATCACGCTCGCCCCCGGGCAGACGACGACGGTGCGGGTCACCGCGCGGGCCACGGCCGCGGCGAGCACGGGCGGTGGCCTGCAGCCCGCCGGCACGCTCGACGTCTGGTCGACGCCGACGGCGCACGACGGCGGCCTGCGGACCGTCGCGGTCCCGGTCTGCGGCCCGCTCGGGTGAGAACCGGGTGAATCCGCACACCACCTGCGGTTTCACCCACCGCTGGGGATTCGCTGCGAGCCGTGGGCGCCCTACCGTGAACTGCGCACCACGCCACCACAGCCACGAGCGGCCCGGACCGCCGACAGGGGACCACCATGACCCGCACCACGCACCAACCGAAGCCGCGCGGCCGTGCGCGCGCGGCGGCGCTGACGGCGGCCGTCGTCGCGCTCCTCGCCGTGTCCACGGGCGTCGCCGCGGCGGACACGGAGCCGTCGCCGGGCGCCTCGACCCCGGCGACCGAGGCGACGACGCCGGCCCCGGCCCCGTCGGACGACCTCCAGTACCCGCCGCCCCCGGCGCCCAGCATCGACGTCACGGTGCTGCAGCCGGTCTGCGACGGCGACGTGCCCTACCTCCGGTACGCGGTGGTGCCCACGGGCACGCCGAACGACACGGTGACCATCACCTGGCAGAACCCGTCGGGCGACGACGTCGTCATGGCCGACCTGCCGCTCACCGGCCGCGTGCTGTGGCCGGGCGCCAAGGTCGACGCGAACGGCAAGCCGCTCGACTGGCCCGGCTGGACCCAGCAGGCCGACGGCACATGGGTCCAGGGCGACGAGTTCGACTGGGTCCGCCCGTCGGCCACGGTGGTGTTCAAGGTGAACCCGGAGGCCACGACCACCGTGACCTACCCGCCGTCGTCGCCGAGCTGCGCGACGAACCCGCCCGGCAAGGCTGAGCCGACCATCAAGGTCGACACGCTCACGCCCGTGTGCGTCGAGGGCGTCACGTACCTCAAGTACGGCGTCACGGTCACGGGCACCCCGAACACCACCGCCACGCTGACCTGGCACAACCCGTCGGGCGGCGCGGACTTCGTCCAGGCGGGCCAGCCGCTGCGCGGCACGGTCCTGTGGCCCGGCGCGTACCCGGAGCGGTTCGTCGACCTGAAGAAGTCGGACGGCTGGGAGCTCGTCAACAACATGTGGGAGAACACGCGTGACTTCGGCTGGGCCGTCGGCACCGTGGACGTGACCTTCAAGGTCAACCCTGAGGTCACCGTCCCGGTGACGTTCCCCCAGGACACCGCGGGCTGCGTCCGGGCGGCGGGGGTCGCCGGCCTGCTGCCGCGCACCGGCGCCGAGGTCATGGGCCTCGTCGGGTTCGCGGCCGGCCTGCTCGCACTCGGCACGACGGTCGTCGTGCTGACCAGGCGTCGCCGCGCCTGACGGACGCTCGCGCGACGACGGCGAAGGCCCCGGTGGTGCGATCCACCGGGGCCTTCGCGCTGCCGTGCGCCCGGTGCGGACGCGGTGCTCCTAGACCTCCAGGACGAGCGTCACGGGCCCGTCGTTGACCAGCTCGACGGCCATCATCGCCCCGAACCGTCCGGTCGCGACCTCGAGCCCGCGACGGCGCAGCCCGTCCACGACGGCGTCGACGAGCGGCTCGGCGACGTCGCCGGGGCGGCGTGGCTCCACGACGGGCGGCGGCCCTTGCGAGCGTCGCCGTAGAGCGTGAACTGGCTGATGACGAGCACGGGCGCCCCGTCGTCGAGCGCGGACCGCTCGTCGCGCAGGATGCGCAGCTCGGCGATCTTGCGGGCGATCGTGTCCGCCTGGGCGGGGGTGTCGGTGTGGGTGACACCGACGAGCGCCACGAGCCCGGGCCGGTCGATCGCGCCGACCACCTTGCCGTCCACCGAGACGTTCGCGTGCGCGACGCGCT
Coding sequences:
- a CDS encoding RNA polymerase sigma factor yields the protein MDGRPDATRPARDAAWFDALFAAHAGALHRYFVRRLPDGGTRADAAEDLAAEVLATAWRRRVDVPEGAELPWLYATAGFVLANHRRKARAVPLAAVPDVPDDVDPAVLAVDDDQVRRALARLSPRDRQVLLLFAWDGLRGDDLATVLGVSRGGADAALSRARARLRVAWEAGDDAGVATAP
- a CDS encoding DUF4012 domain-containing protein, producing the protein MSSHEPAPSDAVDAITSSAPKAGRASTRRSRTRRVTLAAAAVALVAVVAGGVLLALDTLAARSALESAADRVPALQQALSPDADPATLDAGLAALQHDAATARARTDGPVWAVARRIPQLGPNLDAVARISAALDDVARTAVPALVDARAAVAGTQRTADGGIDLTALGALAPRLADARAAVASAATLADVDPASLLPEIADPLVRLRTRLATVADAVATADRVAGVVPPMLGADGPRTYLVLALTNAELRSGGGLPGAGLLVRVDAGHVEVLRQVAGVDIGPFATPVADLDPETAAIFTTRPAQFIQDVTLTPEFPTAAALAARMWALDQGEQVDGVVATDPVALAGLLRATGPVDVPGPGGSAPVRLDADNAVAVLESDVYGDGPDAGSVADAFFGSVVAATVARLESPDVDPAAVLRALTDGAGEHRVQVWSAHAEEQDRLAGTEVAGTFLSSPRAADAVGVFFDDTISGKMSWYLKSSVTHVSSRCTPDGREDTLDVTLTSTAPADAATALPTYVVGWPNGSFVPGTVRTVLRVAGPVGSPAPRLTRDGVVLGMDTHALAGRSMASGTITLAPGQTTTVRVTARATAAASTGGGLQPAGTLDVWSTPTAHDGGLRTVAVPVCGPLG
- a CDS encoding LPXTG cell wall anchor domain-containing protein, producing the protein MTRTTHQPKPRGRARAAALTAAVVALLAVSTGVAAADTEPSPGASTPATEATTPAPAPSDDLQYPPPPAPSIDVTVLQPVCDGDVPYLRYAVVPTGTPNDTVTITWQNPSGDDVVMADLPLTGRVLWPGAKVDANGKPLDWPGWTQQADGTWVQGDEFDWVRPSATVVFKVNPEATTTVTYPPSSPSCATNPPGKAEPTIKVDTLTPVCVEGVTYLKYGVTVTGTPNTTATLTWHNPSGGADFVQAGQPLRGTVLWPGAYPERFVDLKKSDGWELVNNMWENTRDFGWAVGTVDVTFKVNPEVTVPVTFPQDTAGCVRAAGVAGLLPRTGAEVMGLVGFAAGLLALGTTVVVLTRRRRA